A genome region from Pseudomonas pergaminensis includes the following:
- the rsmD gene encoding 16S rRNA (guanine(966)-N(2))-methyltransferase RsmD, translated as MASSSRPKKPVHNVHNGVGQLRIIGGEWRSRKLSFPDVVGLRPTPDRVRETLFNWLAPYIAGAKVLDPFAGSGALFLEALSRGAALGQALDASNVAVSSLKEHLGTLRCTTGQVQTADALRYLETQPASEYDVVFLDPPFNQNLLPTVCALLEERQWLAPDAWIYTESESAPSTLGLPAAWRLHREQKSGRVYYALWHRSVA; from the coding sequence ATGGCCAGTTCATCTCGCCCGAAAAAACCTGTCCACAACGTCCATAACGGTGTGGGCCAACTGCGCATCATTGGCGGCGAATGGCGCAGCCGCAAGCTGAGCTTCCCCGACGTCGTGGGCCTGCGCCCGACGCCGGACCGCGTGCGTGAAACCCTGTTCAACTGGCTTGCACCGTACATCGCGGGCGCCAAGGTGCTGGATCCGTTTGCCGGCAGTGGCGCGTTGTTCCTGGAGGCGTTGTCCCGTGGCGCCGCCCTGGGCCAGGCGCTGGACGCCAGCAATGTGGCGGTGTCCAGCCTCAAGGAACACCTGGGCACCCTGCGCTGCACCACCGGCCAAGTGCAAACCGCCGACGCGCTGCGCTACCTCGAGACACAGCCAGCCAGTGAATACGACGTGGTGTTCCTCGACCCGCCGTTCAACCAGAACCTGCTGCCAACCGTGTGCGCACTGCTGGAAGAACGCCAATGGCTGGCACCGGATGCGTGGATCTACACTGAAAGCGAGTCAGCGCCCTCTACCCTCGGCTTGCCAGCAGCGTGGCGCCTGCACCGGGAACAGAAGTCCGGACGGGTGTATTACGCGTTGTGGCACCGTAGCGTCGCCTGA
- a CDS encoding hydrolase gives MKPSTHLFTPAFGLGNPHLQTLWGPLWRPTTHIERQRERLWLKDGDFLDLDWHGPHDAQAPLVLVLHGLTGSSNSPYVAGLQKALAAQGWASAALNWRGCSGEPNLLARSYHSGASEDLAAAIAHLRAKRPLAPLYAVGYSLGGNVLLKHLGETGAASGLQGAAAVSVPFRLDQCADRIGLGFSRVYQKHFMREMVAYIRVKQSRFLQDGRADGLKTLEALGSLEKMRTFWDFDGRVTAPLHGFLSAEDYYRRASSRYYLGGIQTPTLIIQAADDPFVFAHSLPEASELSACTEFELTAKGGHVGFVDGSLKQPSYYLERRIPAWLLTQTTPHL, from the coding sequence ATGAAGCCTTCTACCCACCTGTTCACTCCCGCCTTCGGTCTCGGCAACCCTCACCTGCAAACGCTGTGGGGGCCGCTGTGGCGCCCAACTACCCATATCGAACGCCAACGCGAACGCCTGTGGCTGAAAGATGGCGACTTCCTCGATCTCGACTGGCACGGCCCACATGACGCGCAAGCACCCTTGGTGCTGGTGCTGCATGGGCTGACCGGTTCCTCCAACTCGCCCTATGTGGCCGGCCTGCAAAAAGCCCTTGCCGCGCAAGGCTGGGCCAGCGCCGCGTTGAACTGGCGTGGATGCTCGGGCGAACCGAACCTGTTAGCGCGCAGCTATCACTCCGGCGCGAGCGAAGACCTGGCAGCGGCCATTGCCCACCTGCGGGCCAAGCGACCGTTGGCGCCGTTGTATGCCGTGGGTTACTCACTGGGCGGCAATGTGCTGCTCAAGCATTTGGGGGAAACCGGCGCGGCATCGGGGCTGCAAGGCGCCGCGGCGGTGTCGGTGCCGTTTCGTTTGGACCAATGCGCGGACCGTATCGGCCTGGGCTTTTCGCGGGTTTACCAGAAGCATTTCATGCGCGAAATGGTGGCGTATATCCGCGTCAAGCAAAGCCGCTTTCTGCAGGATGGTCGGGCGGACGGGCTGAAAACCCTGGAAGCCCTTGGCTCATTGGAGAAAATGCGCACGTTCTGGGACTTCGATGGCCGGGTCACTGCGCCGTTGCATGGTTTCTTGAGTGCCGAGGACTATTACCGCCGCGCGTCGAGCCGCTATTACCTGGGCGGCATCCAAACGCCCACCTTGATCATCCAGGCGGCTGATGACCCGTTTGTGTTTGCCCATAGCCTACCTGAGGCGAGTGAACTGTCGGCGTGCACTGAGTTTGAGCTGACAGCCAAAGGTGGGCATGTAGGTTTTGTCGACGGTTCTCTCAAACAGCCAAGCTATTACCTGGAACGCCGGATTCCCGCCTGGCTGCTGACGCAAACCACACCGCACCTGTAG
- a CDS encoding sulfurtransferase: MPLAQLISPQQLAERQKADGVVVLDCRFALEDPDYGLCSYAEGHIEGAQYADLERHLSGPVTKGVTGRHPLPDANTFAEQLRAWGVNADTDVVLYDDGPGAYAARAWWLLAWLGKRDGVFILDGGLKAWHAAGFPLSLDAPVVEPGTFIGTPDNRLVLDAEHLQKRLGQPGLTLIDARAQPRFRGDVEPIDPIAGHIPGAQCAAFNENLGTDGRFLPAEQLKQRFAAQLQGRSPEDLVAYCGSGVTACHNLFALSLAGYPLGKLYAGSWSEWITDPQREIATGD, from the coding sequence ATGCCGCTTGCCCAATTGATCAGCCCCCAGCAACTGGCCGAGCGCCAGAAGGCCGATGGGGTGGTGGTCCTGGATTGCCGTTTTGCCCTGGAAGACCCGGATTACGGACTCTGCAGCTATGCCGAAGGGCATATCGAGGGCGCGCAGTATGCCGACCTGGAACGCCACCTCAGCGGGCCGGTGACCAAGGGCGTGACTGGCCGTCACCCGTTGCCGGACGCCAACACCTTCGCCGAGCAATTACGGGCCTGGGGCGTCAATGCCGACACCGACGTGGTGCTCTACGACGACGGCCCCGGAGCTTATGCCGCGCGTGCCTGGTGGTTGCTGGCCTGGCTGGGCAAGCGTGACGGCGTGTTTATCCTGGATGGCGGCCTCAAGGCCTGGCATGCGGCGGGGTTTCCGTTGAGCCTGGACGCGCCGGTGGTTGAGCCGGGTACATTTATCGGCACGCCGGACAATCGCCTGGTGCTGGACGCTGAACACCTGCAAAAACGCCTGGGCCAACCCGGGCTGACCCTCATCGATGCCCGCGCCCAGCCGCGCTTTCGCGGTGACGTGGAGCCCATCGACCCGATTGCCGGGCACATCCCGGGTGCGCAGTGCGCGGCGTTCAATGAAAACCTCGGCACTGACGGCCGCTTCCTGCCGGCTGAGCAGCTCAAGCAACGTTTCGCCGCCCAATTGCAGGGGCGCTCACCGGAAGATCTGGTGGCGTATTGCGGTTCGGGCGTGACGGCGTGCCACAACCTGTTTGCCCTGAGCCTGGCGGGTTACCCATTGGGTAAATTGTATGCAGGGTCGTGGAGTGAGTGGATTACCGATCCACAGCGTGAAATCGCCACGGGCGACTGA
- a CDS encoding TetR/AcrR family transcriptional regulator, producing the protein MAPRVKTSERIVQTSLELFNQQGERSVSTNHIAAHMEISPGNLYYHFPNKQAIIAVLFREYEALVDSFLRPPQGRAVTVEDKRFYLQAVLAGMWRYRFLHRDLEHLLESDPELATGYRRFSQRCLTQGGAIYQGFVDAGILNMDPVQTEALTLNAWIILTSWVRFLCTTNENSAHLSAEAIKRGVYQVLVLEAGFVTPQAKEAVDALFKEFYVPLNQALEEVK; encoded by the coding sequence ATGGCACCACGAGTAAAGACCAGCGAGCGCATTGTGCAAACCAGCCTGGAGCTTTTTAACCAGCAGGGCGAGCGCAGTGTGAGCACCAACCACATTGCCGCCCATATGGAAATTTCGCCGGGCAACCTGTACTACCACTTCCCCAATAAGCAGGCGATCATCGCCGTACTGTTTCGTGAATACGAAGCCCTGGTGGACAGTTTCCTGCGCCCACCCCAAGGCCGCGCTGTTACGGTCGAAGACAAACGCTTCTACCTGCAGGCCGTGTTGGCTGGCATGTGGCGCTACCGTTTCCTGCACCGCGACCTCGAACACCTGCTGGAAAGCGACCCGGAACTGGCCACCGGCTACCGGCGTTTTTCCCAGCGCTGCCTGACCCAGGGTGGGGCTATCTACCAAGGGTTTGTTGACGCCGGCATCCTCAATATGGACCCGGTGCAAACCGAAGCCCTGACCCTCAATGCCTGGATCATCCTCACCTCTTGGGTGCGGTTTTTGTGCACCACCAATGAGAACTCGGCCCACCTGAGCGCCGAGGCGATCAAGCGCGGTGTGTATCAGGTGCTGGTGCTGGAGGCGGGTTTTGTCACGCCCCAGGCAAAAGAAGCAGTGGATGCTTTGTTCAAGGAATTTTACGTGCCTTTAAATCAGGCATTGGAAGAAGTGAAGTAG
- a CDS encoding coniferyl aldehyde dehydrogenase, with product MSANVAYLQDSQALDQLQDLFDTQRRAYAANPMPPAAQRQQWLKALRDLLSDERQALINAISQDFSHRSADETLFAELMPSLHGIHYASKHLKGWMKPSRRAVGIAFQPASAKVIYQPLGVVGVIVPWNYPLYLAIGPLVGALAAGNRVMLKLSESTPATGELLKALLAKIFPEDLVCVVLGEAEVGMAFSKLPFDHLLFTGATSIGKHVMRAAAEHLTPVTLELGGKSPAIVSADVPLKDAAERIAFGKALNAGQTCVAPDYVLVPEDRVEGFVEAYTQAVRGFYPSLVDNPDYTAIINERQLARLNAYVKDATDKGATLIPLYDQGQARRMAHSLLLNVSDDMTVMQDEIFGPVLPIVPYRGIDQAFAYINQRPRPLALYYFGYNKGEQDRVLHETHSGGVCLNDTLLHVAQDDMPFGGIGPSGMGHYHGHEGFLTFSKAKGVLVKQRLNAAKLIYPPYGKAIQKLIQKLFVR from the coding sequence ATGTCTGCCAACGTTGCCTACCTGCAAGATTCCCAGGCGCTGGATCAACTCCAAGACCTGTTCGACACCCAGCGCCGTGCCTACGCGGCCAACCCGATGCCGCCGGCGGCCCAGCGTCAGCAATGGCTCAAGGCCCTGCGCGACCTGCTCAGCGACGAGCGCCAGGCGCTGATCAACGCGATCAGCCAAGACTTCAGCCACCGTAGCGCTGACGAAACCCTGTTCGCCGAACTGATGCCCAGCCTGCATGGCATTCACTATGCCAGCAAACACCTCAAGGGCTGGATGAAACCTTCACGACGCGCTGTCGGCATTGCCTTCCAACCCGCCTCGGCCAAAGTCATCTACCAACCCTTGGGCGTGGTCGGGGTGATCGTGCCCTGGAACTACCCACTGTACCTGGCCATCGGCCCACTGGTCGGCGCACTCGCCGCCGGTAACCGGGTGATGCTCAAGCTCAGCGAATCCACCCCCGCCACGGGCGAGTTACTCAAAGCGTTGCTGGCGAAGATCTTCCCCGAGGACCTGGTGTGCGTGGTGCTGGGTGAAGCCGAAGTCGGCATGGCCTTCTCCAAGCTGCCCTTCGATCACCTGTTATTTACCGGCGCCACCAGCATCGGCAAGCACGTGATGCGTGCGGCGGCCGAACACCTCACCCCGGTCACCCTGGAGTTGGGCGGCAAGTCGCCCGCCATCGTGTCTGCCGACGTGCCGCTCAAGGACGCCGCCGAACGTATCGCCTTCGGAAAAGCGCTGAACGCTGGGCAAACCTGCGTGGCACCCGACTACGTGCTGGTGCCGGAGGATCGCGTCGAAGGTTTTGTCGAAGCCTACACCCAGGCCGTTCGCGGGTTTTATCCAAGCCTGGTCGACAACCCGGACTACACGGCGATCATCAACGAACGACAACTGGCCCGGCTCAACGCCTACGTCAAGGACGCTACCGACAAAGGCGCCACCCTGATTCCGCTGTACGACCAAGGCCAGGCGCGGCGCATGGCCCATAGCCTGTTATTGAATGTCAGCGATGACATGACCGTGATGCAGGACGAAATCTTCGGCCCGGTGCTGCCGATCGTGCCCTATCGCGGCATCGACCAAGCCTTTGCCTACATCAACCAACGCCCTCGCCCACTGGCCCTGTATTACTTCGGCTACAACAAGGGCGAGCAGGATCGTGTGCTCCACGAAACCCATTCCGGCGGTGTGTGCCTGAACGACACGCTGCTGCATGTGGCCCAGGACGACATGCCATTTGGCGGCATCGGCCCGTCGGGCATGGGTCACTACCACGGCCACGAAGGCTTCCTCACCTTCAGCAAAGCCAAGGGCGTACTGGTGAAACAGCGCCTGAACGCTGCGAAGCTGATCTATCCGCCCTACGGCAAAGCCATCCAGAAGTTGATCCAGAAGCTGTTTGTCCGCTGA
- a CDS encoding twin-arginine translocation pathway signal protein, with translation MNPSLTETPALSRRGVLKIGLCASAFLATAGLGASLSGCSSSTPASGFAMLRSSDLPFLRAVIPVLLEGVASAQEVASGIEGTLKKLDFSLQRLSPEMFKLTQQLFDVLGMGITRGPLTGIWGSWENASSEQIGNFLHRWENSYLNLLRMGQGSLLKLVIMAWYFQPASWAHCGYPGPPKI, from the coding sequence ATGAACCCTAGCCTGACTGAAACACCTGCGCTGTCGCGGCGCGGCGTCTTGAAAATCGGCCTGTGCGCCAGCGCCTTCCTGGCCACCGCCGGGTTGGGCGCCAGCCTGAGCGGTTGCTCCAGCAGCACCCCGGCCAGCGGTTTTGCCATGTTGCGCAGCAGTGACCTGCCGTTCTTGCGCGCTGTGATCCCGGTGTTGCTCGAAGGCGTGGCCAGCGCCCAGGAAGTCGCCAGTGGGATTGAAGGCACCCTTAAAAAGCTCGACTTCAGCCTGCAACGCCTGTCGCCGGAGATGTTCAAGCTCACCCAGCAGTTGTTCGACGTACTCGGCATGGGCATCACCCGAGGCCCGCTGACCGGTATCTGGGGCAGTTGGGAAAACGCCAGCAGCGAACAGATCGGTAACTTCCTGCACCGCTGGGAAAACAGCTACCTGAACCTGCTGCGCATGGGCCAGGGCTCGCTGCTCAAGCTGGTGATCATGGCCTGGTACTTCCAGCCCGCGTCCTGGGCCCATTGCGGCTACCCCGGGCCACCGAAGATCTAG
- a CDS encoding GMC family oxidoreductase yields MPVPDLFRDGMARGWKTHNGAALDNDLTLEADVVIIGSGAGGGTTAEILSAAGYKVLLIEEGPLKTSSDFKLLEDEAYTSLYQEGIGRMSKDGAITILQGRAVGGTTLINWTSSFRTPDATLAHWASEYAVKGHSSAEMAPWFEKMEQRLGIAPWALPPNPNNDVIRKGCEKLGYSWHVIPRNVRGCFNLGYCGMGCPVNAKQSMLVTTIPSTLEKGGELLYLARAERLNYSGDTINSLECVAMDTLCVAPTGRKITVKAKHYVLSGGGINSPALLMRSDAPDPHSRLGKRTFLHLVNFSAGLFDEVINPFYGAPQSIYSDHFQWQDGTTGKMSYKLEAPPLHPALASTLLGGYGTQNALDMSQLPNTHAMLALLRDGFHPDSPGGSVELRGDGTPVLDYQVSDYAWDGLRRAFHSMAEIQFAAGAKSVKPLHHDARYVKTLGEARTMIDDLNLELHRTCLGSAHVMGGCAMGDDPKNAVADSLGRHHQLRNLSIHDGSLFPTSIGANPQLSVYGLTAQLATALAERLKTA; encoded by the coding sequence ATGCCCGTACCCGACCTGTTCCGCGACGGCATGGCCCGTGGCTGGAAAACCCACAATGGCGCCGCCCTCGACAACGACCTGACCCTGGAGGCCGACGTCGTGATCATCGGCAGCGGCGCCGGAGGCGGTACCACTGCTGAAATTCTCAGTGCCGCGGGCTACAAAGTGCTGCTGATCGAAGAAGGCCCGCTCAAGACCAGCAGCGATTTCAAGTTGCTCGAAGACGAGGCCTATACCAGCTTGTACCAGGAGGGCATCGGCCGCATGAGCAAGGATGGCGCGATCACCATCCTGCAGGGCCGGGCCGTGGGCGGCACCACGCTGATCAACTGGACATCGAGCTTTCGTACCCCGGACGCCACCCTCGCCCATTGGGCCAGCGAATACGCCGTGAAGGGCCACAGCAGCGCGGAGATGGCGCCCTGGTTCGAAAAAATGGAGCAACGCCTGGGCATCGCGCCCTGGGCCCTGCCGCCCAACCCCAACAACGATGTGATCCGCAAAGGCTGCGAGAAGCTCGGTTACAGTTGGCACGTGATCCCACGGAACGTGCGCGGCTGTTTCAACCTGGGTTACTGCGGCATGGGCTGCCCGGTCAACGCCAAGCAGTCGATGCTGGTGACCACCATTCCCTCCACCCTGGAAAAGGGCGGCGAACTGCTCTACCTGGCCCGCGCCGAACGCCTCAACTACAGCGGCGACACCATCAACAGCCTGGAATGCGTGGCCATGGACACCCTGTGCGTAGCGCCGACCGGACGCAAGATCACGGTGAAGGCCAAGCATTACGTGCTCTCGGGCGGCGGCATCAACAGCCCGGCGCTGCTGATGCGCTCAGACGCGCCCGACCCACATTCGCGGCTGGGCAAACGCACCTTCCTGCACCTGGTGAATTTCTCCGCCGGGTTGTTCGACGAGGTGATCAACCCGTTCTACGGCGCGCCGCAGTCGATCTATTCCGACCATTTCCAGTGGCAGGACGGCACCACGGGCAAAATGTCGTACAAGCTGGAGGCCCCGCCCCTGCACCCGGCGTTGGCCAGCACCCTGCTCGGCGGCTACGGCACCCAGAACGCCCTGGACATGAGCCAGTTGCCCAACACCCACGCGATGCTGGCGCTGCTGCGCGACGGCTTCCACCCCGACAGCCCGGGCGGCAGTGTGGAGTTGCGCGGCGATGGCACGCCGGTGCTCGACTACCAGGTGTCGGACTACGCCTGGGATGGCTTGCGCCGTGCGTTCCACAGCATGGCCGAGATCCAGTTCGCGGCGGGCGCCAAGTCGGTCAAGCCGCTGCATCACGATGCGCGCTACGTCAAAACCCTGGGTGAAGCCCGCACGATGATTGACGACCTGAACCTGGAACTGCATCGCACGTGCCTGGGCAGTGCCCATGTGATGGGCGGTTGTGCCATGGGTGACGACCCGAAAAACGCAGTGGCCGACAGCCTCGGTCGGCACCACCAACTGCGCAACCTGTCGATCCACGATGGCTCTTTATTCCCCACCAGCATTGGGGCCAACCCACAATTATCGGTGTACGGTTTGACTGCCCAACTGGCGACAGCATTGGCCGAACGTCTGAAAACAGCATGA
- the coaD gene encoding pantetheine-phosphate adenylyltransferase, protein MNRVLYPGTFDPITKGHGDLVERASRLFDHVIIAVAASPKKNPLFPLEQRVELAREVTKHLPNVEVVGFSTLLAHFAKEQNANVFLRGLRAVSDFEYEFQLANMNRQLAPDVESLFLTPSERYSFISSTLVREIAALGGDITKFVHPAVADALTLRFKK, encoded by the coding sequence ATGAACCGAGTGTTGTACCCAGGTACCTTCGACCCGATTACCAAAGGCCATGGCGATCTGGTCGAACGTGCCTCACGCTTGTTCGACCATGTGATCATCGCGGTCGCAGCCAGCCCCAAGAAAAACCCGCTGTTTCCCCTGGAACAGCGCGTGGAGCTGGCGCGTGAGGTCACCAAACACCTGCCCAACGTGGAAGTGGTCGGTTTTTCCACGCTGCTGGCGCATTTCGCCAAAGAGCAGAACGCCAATGTATTCCTGCGCGGCCTGCGCGCGGTGTCGGATTTCGAATACGAATTCCAGCTGGCCAACATGAACCGCCAACTGGCGCCGGACGTGGAGAGCCTGTTCCTCACCCCGTCGGAACGTTACTCGTTCATTTCCTCGACGTTGGTCCGTGAGATCGCCGCTTTGGGCGGAGATATCACCAAGTTCGTGCATCCGGCTGTAGCAGATGCACTGACGCTGCGCTTCAAGAAGTAA
- a CDS encoding YfhL family 4Fe-4S dicluster ferredoxin, with amino-acid sequence MSLIITDDCINCDVCEPECPNAAISQGEEIYVIDPNLCTQCVGHYDEPQCQQVCPVDCIPLDEAHPETEEQLMEKYRKITGKA; translated from the coding sequence ATGTCCCTGATCATCACCGACGATTGCATCAACTGCGACGTCTGCGAACCCGAGTGCCCGAACGCCGCGATTTCCCAAGGCGAAGAGATCTACGTGATCGACCCCAACCTGTGCACCCAATGTGTCGGCCACTATGACGAGCCGCAGTGCCAACAGGTGTGCCCGGTGGATTGCATTCCGCTGGATGAAGCCCATCCGGAGACGGAAGAGCAGTTGATGGAGAAGTACCGCAAGATTACCGGCAAGGCTTAA
- the mutM gene encoding bifunctional DNA-formamidopyrimidine glycosylase/DNA-(apurinic or apyrimidinic site) lyase — MPELPEVETTRRGIAPHLEGQRVSRVVVRERRLRWPIPEDLDVRLSGQRIVLVERRAKYLLINAEVGTLISHLGMSGNLRLVEVGMPAAKHEHVDIELESGMALRYTDPRRFGAMLWSQDPHNHELLLRLGPEPLTDLFDGERLFQLSRGKSMAVKPFIMDNAVVVGVGNIYATEALFAAGIDPRRAAGGISRGRYLKLAIEIKRVLAAAIERGGTTLRDFIGGDGQPGYFQQELFVYGRGGEACKVCGSELRNVVLGQRASVFCPKCQS; from the coding sequence ATGCCCGAGTTGCCAGAAGTCGAAACCACCCGGCGCGGAATCGCGCCGCACCTGGAAGGCCAGCGGGTCAGCCGTGTGGTAGTGCGTGAACGGCGCCTGCGCTGGCCGATTCCGGAAGACCTCGATGTGCGCCTGTCCGGCCAGCGCATCGTGCTGGTGGAGCGGCGGGCCAAGTACCTGTTGATCAATGCCGAAGTAGGCACCTTGATCAGCCATTTAGGCATGTCGGGCAACTTGCGACTGGTGGAGGTCGGCATGCCGGCGGCCAAACACGAGCATGTGGATATCGAGCTGGAATCGGGCATGGCCCTGCGCTACACCGACCCGCGGCGTTTCGGCGCCATGCTCTGGAGCCAGGACCCGCACAACCACGAGCTGTTGCTACGCCTGGGGCCGGAGCCGTTGACCGACCTGTTTGATGGCGAGCGCCTGTTCCAACTGTCCCGTGGCAAGTCGATGGCGGTGAAGCCGTTCATCATGGACAACGCGGTGGTGGTGGGCGTGGGCAATATCTATGCGACGGAAGCGCTGTTTGCGGCGGGGATTGATCCGCGTCGGGCTGCGGGCGGCATTTCGCGCGGGCGTTACTTGAAGCTGGCGATTGAGATCAAACGCGTGCTGGCCGCTGCCATCGAGCGCGGCGGTACCACGTTGCGGGACTTTATCGGTGGCGACGGGCAACCGGGGTATTTCCAGCAGGAATTGTTCGTCTATGGCCGTGGTGGCGAGGCGTGCAAGGTTTGCGGGAGCGAGTTGCGCAATGTGGTGCTGGGGCAACGGGCGAGTGTGTTTTGCCCCAAGTGCCAGAGCTGA